The region GATGCCGACAATCTGGTGCTCGCGAACCCGGCCATGGCGTTCGAGAATCTCTTCCGCCATGTTGACCAGGGCATCCGTGTCATGAAAGCGGCCGCAGAGGATCGGGTACGTCCCCCAAAGAAGCATGCAGCGGTTAATGACCTTCTCGAAGGGAGAGAGAGCATAGATGGGCGGGTCAGGACGATACTTTGACAGCAGGCGCGAGGTTGCTCCGCTCTCGGTGAAGATCGCAATGGCAGCAACGTCAAGATCGTCTGACGCATGCGCCATCGATTCACAGATGGTCTCAGCGACCGATAGGCGCACGCCGCGTGGATGACGAGTCGACGGCGGAGGATCAAGACGAATCTGCTCTTCGGTCTCAGCAACGATCTTGGCCATCATGGCGACAGCCTCGACCGGATACTTCCCTGCCGCGCTTTCAGCGGAGAGCATGACAGCATCCGTGCCGTCGTAGACGGCATTGGCGACGTCAGATGCTTCCGCGCGCGTGGGGCGCGGATTCTCGATCATCGATTCCAGCATCTGGGTTGCGGTAATGACCGGCTTTCGATACTCCGTGGCACGGCGGATGATGTGCTTCTGGATGGCCGGAACCTTCTCGGGAGGAACCTCAACTCCCAGATCACCACGCGCCACCATGATGGCATCTGTCGCTTCAAGAATGGAGTCCAGATGTTCGATCGCTTGTGGCTTCTCCAGCTTGGCAACGATCCAGGCATCGGAGTTGAGGGCCGCCAGCCGGCTCTTGACGTGGCGAATATCGTCAGCCGTCCGCACGAAGGAGACGGCGACGGTGTCTACGCCTGCGCCAATCGCAAAGACGAGGTCTTCTTCGTCCTTCTCCGTCAGCGATGGCACCTTTACCGGAATCCCAGGCAGGTTGATGCCCTTATTTTCGCCCAGCAGACCTCCATTGATGATCTTGCAGATGACATCGCCGCCCTTGATCTGCTCAACTCTCAGCTCAATCAGTCCATCGGAGAGCAGAATGCGGGAACCAGACTCAAGATTTTCGGCCAGTGTCGTGAAGGTGGTTCCCACCATGGAGGCCGTGCCTGCAATCTCGTGTGGCGTGATAATGAGCTGTTTGCCCGCAACGAGCTGGACCGGCTTGTGATCTTTCAGCTTTCCGGTCCTGATCTTCGGCCCCTGCAGATCAGCCAGAATGCAGATTGGTTTGCCCTCTTCGCGGGAGACTTGGCGAACCATCTGGATCAGTTCGCTTTTCTGCTGGTGTGAGCCGTGAGAGAAGTTGAGGCGGGCAACGTCCAGCCCTGCCCGGACGAGCTGCCGAAAGACATCGATCGAACTGGAAGCGGGGCCCAGAGTTGCCACGATCTTGGCACGACGGCCGCGGAGCATTCCTTTGGAAGCAGTATCGAGAAGCATGGGATTCGCGGAGGTAGTCATAAGTGCTGCTGGATCCTTTTTTGTGAACCGTCGCGGAAGTATCCCCGATGGCATGACCAATTTATCTGTACGTTCGCCATTCTAACCGTGCCAGCCCCACTTGGGGTAAAACGGTTCAGTCATTCCTCTTAAGGATGTTGGTGCAGACGGTAGGAGGAGTTGAATTCGGCGCCAAACAGGACGCTGAGTGAGACGATGTACAGCCAGAAGAGAAGGGCAATTCCAGCCCCCAGCGAGCCATATACCTGGGAATAGTTGGCGAACCTGGTTACATACCAGCCAAATGCCAGCGTGGTTACAAACCACATGACGGTAGCCGCAATCGCGCCGGGCAATACCTGCCTCCAGGGCTGCCGGATGGGCGTGCCCATATGATAGATCAGCGCGATCAGCCCGACGGAGCCGGTAAGCGTCACCGACCAGCGGATGATGAGGGCCACGATGTAAACCTCGGACCGGATGGAGGACGGAACGTGGGCCGCGATCCAGTAGATCAGAACATGGCCAAAGATAATCAGGGAGCTGGAGATCCCCAGTGGAATAAGAGAGAGCGGCACGAGAGCATACGCTCGGGCGCGACGACGCCAGAACGTCCAGCAGTTGAAGGGAAGGTCATATGCCCTGCGAAATCCCTCCATGAAGGTCGCAATCACGCTGGACGCGCCAGTGATGGAAACGAGCACAGACCCGACCACAACATGTGTGGATTTGCTGGCGTGGGGCGAGGCAACAAAATATCCCTCGAGCACCGGCATAACGGCTGGAGGAAGTACGCGTGCGAAAAATTCGCCAAGCTGCGCCCGAACCGGCGCGGTATCGGGCAACAGGGCGATTAGAGCGGCAGCGACGATCAGAGCCGGAAACAGCGCCACAATCGCGGAGTACGCCGAGGCCTGGGCAAGGCTCAAGACACCGTGATCGATAGCCCGCACCACGGCGCGATGCGTGATGCGGGGAATATACAGCAGTCGTTTCACGGATACAGTCTAAGCCCCGTGAACCAGTCCGCGATCAATCTTGTGTATCAAG is a window of Edaphobacter sp. 12200R-103 DNA encoding:
- the pyk gene encoding pyruvate kinase, whose product is MTTSANPMLLDTASKGMLRGRRAKIVATLGPASSSIDVFRQLVRAGLDVARLNFSHGSHQQKSELIQMVRQVSREEGKPICILADLQGPKIRTGKLKDHKPVQLVAGKQLIITPHEIAGTASMVGTTFTTLAENLESGSRILLSDGLIELRVEQIKGGDVICKIINGGLLGENKGINLPGIPVKVPSLTEKDEEDLVFAIGAGVDTVAVSFVRTADDIRHVKSRLAALNSDAWIVAKLEKPQAIEHLDSILEATDAIMVARGDLGVEVPPEKVPAIQKHIIRRATEYRKPVITATQMLESMIENPRPTRAEASDVANAVYDGTDAVMLSAESAAGKYPVEAVAMMAKIVAETEEQIRLDPPPSTRHPRGVRLSVAETICESMAHASDDLDVAAIAIFTESGATSRLLSKYRPDPPIYALSPFEKVINRCMLLWGTYPILCGRFHDTDALVNMAEEILERHGRVREHQIVGIVAGTRTRSGATNFMRLHMIGDRDIEQNSVETQTASKSEGGKAAKKPAKKKKN
- a CDS encoding YihY/virulence factor BrkB family protein, giving the protein MKRLLYIPRITHRAVVRAIDHGVLSLAQASAYSAIVALFPALIVAAALIALLPDTAPVRAQLGEFFARVLPPAVMPVLEGYFVASPHASKSTHVVVGSVLVSITGASSVIATFMEGFRRAYDLPFNCWTFWRRRARAYALVPLSLIPLGISSSLIIFGHVLIYWIAAHVPSSIRSEVYIVALIIRWSVTLTGSVGLIALIYHMGTPIRQPWRQVLPGAIAATVMWFVTTLAFGWYVTRFANYSQVYGSLGAGIALLFWLYIVSLSVLFGAEFNSSYRLHQHP